From one Microlunatus sp. Gsoil 973 genomic stretch:
- a CDS encoding phosphoribosyltransferase — MRFRDRDRAGRLLADRVSSLLEAEGIDAGTPGMQVLALPRGGVPVAHPIADRLGLPLRVLLVRKIGLPGHRELAMGAVAVIGDQYFSVRNADVLRSYRVDEATWQEVLADEQDELERRATRFAGWTAGEPAGAPVILVDDGLATGATMRAAVRSVRAAGAGPVIAAIPVASGHAITALEEDGVLVCCLTVPARLIAVGESYRDFHQLSDEEVVRVLTTHERPGSGPDPGR; from the coding sequence ATGAGATTCCGCGATCGCGATCGTGCCGGCCGGCTCTTGGCCGACCGGGTGTCCTCACTGCTCGAGGCGGAGGGAATCGACGCCGGCACACCCGGAATGCAGGTGCTCGCGCTGCCCCGCGGAGGCGTACCGGTCGCCCACCCGATCGCCGACCGGCTCGGGCTGCCGCTGCGGGTGTTGCTGGTCCGCAAGATCGGGCTGCCCGGTCACCGAGAACTGGCGATGGGCGCCGTTGCCGTGATCGGGGACCAGTATTTCAGTGTTCGCAACGCCGACGTTCTGCGCAGCTACCGGGTCGATGAGGCGACCTGGCAGGAAGTCCTGGCGGACGAGCAGGACGAGCTGGAGCGTCGGGCGACCCGATTCGCCGGCTGGACTGCGGGCGAACCTGCCGGAGCTCCGGTGATCCTGGTCGACGACGGCCTGGCCACCGGCGCGACCATGCGGGCAGCGGTGAGGTCGGTACGAGCGGCCGGCGCCGGACCGGTCATCGCCGCGATTCCGGTCGCCTCCGGGCATGCCATCACTGCGCTGGAGGAGGACGGTGTGCTGGTCTGCTGTCTGACGGTTCCCGCCCGGCTGATTGCCGTCGGGGAGTCGTACCGGGACTTCCACCAGCTGTCCGACGAGGAAGTGGTGCGGGTGCTCACGACACACGAACGGCCCGGATCCGGGCCGGATCCGGGCCGCTGA
- the glgA gene encoding glycogen synthase, protein MRVSVLTREYPPTIYGGAGVHVAQLVPQLRKLIEVDVQCMGESREGATAHLENFPAGANPALRVFGADLSMTAAIGEDIDLVHSHTWYANLAGHLAGLYRDIPHVVTAHSLEPHRPWKAEQLGGGYRLSSWAERTAFLAADAVIAVSSGMREDVLASYGDLDPQKVHVVRNGIDTEEFRPDHDPAALEAYGIDPDRPSVVFVGRITRQKGLIHLVRAGARLDPDTQLVLLAGAPDTPEIARQIGDAFADLERTRGNVVWVEKMLPRAEVRQILSHATVFCCPSVYEPLGIVNLEAMACETAVVASAVGGIPEVVVDGETGFLVPYDPGRADDPAAVAAFEAGLADRINELTSDPGRAAEFGRAGRRRCVEEFSWSKIAAETVAVYQRALEVHASS, encoded by the coding sequence CTGAGGGTCTCGGTGTTGACCCGCGAGTACCCGCCGACCATCTATGGCGGAGCCGGCGTGCACGTCGCCCAACTGGTGCCGCAGCTGCGCAAGCTGATCGAGGTCGACGTGCAATGCATGGGCGAGTCGAGGGAGGGCGCCACCGCTCACCTGGAAAACTTCCCCGCCGGTGCGAACCCCGCCCTCCGGGTCTTCGGCGCAGACCTGTCGATGACCGCCGCGATCGGCGAGGACATCGATCTCGTGCACAGCCACACCTGGTATGCGAACCTGGCCGGCCATCTCGCGGGGTTGTACCGGGACATTCCGCATGTGGTGACCGCCCATTCACTGGAACCGCACCGGCCGTGGAAGGCCGAGCAGCTGGGCGGCGGCTACCGGCTGTCGTCCTGGGCGGAGCGAACCGCGTTCCTTGCCGCCGACGCGGTGATCGCGGTGAGCTCGGGCATGCGGGAGGACGTGTTGGCGTCCTACGGTGACCTCGACCCGCAGAAGGTCCACGTCGTCCGCAACGGCATCGACACCGAGGAGTTCCGGCCTGATCATGATCCGGCGGCACTCGAGGCGTACGGCATCGACCCCGACCGACCGTCGGTGGTGTTCGTCGGGCGGATCACCCGGCAGAAGGGTCTGATCCATCTGGTCCGGGCCGGGGCCCGGCTGGACCCCGACACCCAGCTTGTGCTGCTTGCTGGCGCCCCCGACACACCTGAGATCGCCAGGCAGATCGGCGATGCCTTCGCCGACCTCGAGCGGACCCGGGGCAACGTGGTCTGGGTGGAGAAGATGCTGCCGCGGGCCGAGGTACGGCAGATCCTCAGTCACGCGACCGTCTTCTGCTGTCCGTCGGTGTACGAACCGTTGGGCATCGTCAATCTCGAGGCGATGGCCTGCGAAACGGCCGTCGTGGCGAGCGCGGTCGGTGGCATTCCGGAGGTCGTCGTCGACGGCGAGACCGGATTCCTGGTGCCGTACGATCCGGGCCGCGCCGACGATCCGGCAGCGGTCGCCGCGTTCGAGGCGGGGCTCGCCGACCGCATCAACGAACTGACCAGCGATCCCGGTCGAGCGGCGGAGTTCGGCAGGGCCGGCCGCCGGCGCTGCGTCGAGGAGTTCTCCTGGTCCAAGATCGCCGCCGAGACGGTGGCGGTGTACCAGCGGGCGCTCGAGGTGCACGCGAGCAGCTGA